The Oncorhynchus masou masou isolate Uvic2021 chromosome 6, UVic_Omas_1.1, whole genome shotgun sequence genome has a window encoding:
- the LOC135541030 gene encoding C->U-editing enzyme APOBEC-2-like — translation MADKNGATANSKLMVRKKERTTKTAVEIKKEVKTEMNGEVPMEEGATANKDMANGAVEAHGADGEYETIELPPCEIMEGYMSSSPCAACAAKITEALRAGKTIKMTLFSARLFEWEEQEIQAGCKLRMMKPMDFTYVWDTFVENDDLTFTPLEDCQDNDEYYHEKLAEIMQ, via the exons ATGGCCGACAAGAATGGTGCTACTGCCAACAGTAAACTGATGgttaggaagaaagagaggacaaCAAAGACAGCGGTGGAGATCAAGAAAGAGGTGAAGACGGAGATGAACGGAGAGGTCCCAATGGAGGAGGGAGCCACAGCTAATAAAGACATGGCTAACGGGGCGGTGGAGGCTCACGGAGCAGATGGAGAGTACGAAACAATTGAGCTTCCTCCTTGTGAAATCATGGAAGG GTACATGTCATCCAGCCCTTGTGCGGCCTGCGCGGCTAAGATCACAGAGGCCCTCCGGGCAGGGAAGACCATCAAGATGACCCTATTTTCAGCCCGGCTGTTTGAGTGGGAGGAGCAAGAGATCCAAGCGGGCTGCAAGCTGAGGATGATGAAGCCCATGGACTTCACCTATGTCTGGGACACTTTTGTAGAGAACGACGACCTAACGTTCACCCCCTTGGAGGACTGCCAGGACAACGATGAGTACTACCACGAGAAACTGGCCGAAATCATGCAGTGA